CAGTGTCGAGAATAAAGACACCAACAAAATAAAAGTCGGCAAGTTTGTCATTATCAAATAGGGAGGAACTGTGAAAAAGAATAATATCCTGATCCTCGCTCTCGCCGTTATGCTATTGCCAGTATGTATTCAAGCAAAACCTTTTGGTAAAGTTGGCACGGTTGGCATGCAGTTTCTAAAGCTAGGTGTCGATGCTCGAGCCATTGGCATGGGTGAAGCTTACACAGCGGTAAGTGACGATATCTCTTCCGTGTTTTGGAATCCTGCCGGATTGGCTCCAGCGTTCCAAAACCAGGTGTTTGTGTCTCATACCAACTGGGTAGCCGACATCATGCACGAATTTGCAGCAGCTACATATACCAACGGAGTATCTACTTTTGCGGTGTATGGATCGGTATTGCATATGGACAAACTTGAAGTTACGGAAGAAGAAACCTTCGGTCCTACTGGAGAGTATTTTACCAATAGCAGCATTGCTATGGGGTTAACCTACGGACAGCAGTTTACCGATAAATTCTCTGCTGGCGTGGGAGTGAAGTACTTACGCGAAAATCTCTACGAATACGATGTAAACAGCTATGCTCTGGATATGGGTTCCATGTACAATACGGGATGGAAAAACATAAAGATTGGCATGGCATTAAAGAACTTCGGACCAGATATCCGTTACACTGTAGATGATGATGGTGATGGTTCTACGGACGAAGATCCATTTGATTTGATCGATAATGATGGTGATGGAGATATAGACGAAGACGGACCCGAACTGGAGAGTAAGATCCCGATGCACTTTTCATTGGGCGTATCTGGGGATCTGATGCGAAATGACACCGGATATTGGATTGCTTCGGTGCAATTGGATAACGTAATTGACCGTTTGGAAACTTGGAACTTGGGAACCGAGTATAAACTGGGTAATCTATTCCTGAGAGCTGGTTACCAGATTAACTACGATGCTGCGGGCTTTAGTGCAGGTGCCGGTTGGCAAGTTCCCACAAGTATTGGAATCTTCAATATCGACTATGCCTATACAGATATGGGCCCCCTGGCAGAATCCATGATAAAGAGCGCTCATCGCGTTTCACTCAAGATGAGATACTAGAATAATGAGAATAATTACTGGAGGAACAATGAAAAAAGTCCTGTTACTAACCTTATGCTTCTCTTTTATTATCGGAGCAGTCTTTGCAAATCCCGCGAAACCCGATAATACGAAGAAGCCTGTTTACACCCCAATAGTTCAGAAGATTACCGCTCCCAGTCGTGATGAGGTACCCACGTATACTATGGCTACCCCTCCTATCGAGATAATTGATAACTACTACGACTACCAGATCGGTGCTTACAATCATCTTCCCATTCAGGTAATCCCGGATGAAGCCGGTGGTGGATATTTCCTTACTTACCACGGGAAAGTGACATTAGAGTCTACACGTCGTGTATTCTGGGCACACATAGCTGCAGATGGTACAGTTCAGACAAATGAGATTTCAAATACTACAAACCATGAAGGATACCCAACCTTGGGCGTTGATCCTATTAGCGGAATTCCGATGTACGCCTGGCATGCTAATCATGACACAGACACAGAGCTTGAGGTCCAGTTTGTATGGGATTCATTTATTGGAAACGCACCGGGCTCCTGGAATACCATTATTCCCGTAATGAACAACCCGCTGGAAGTCGGAGTGACTGACGACAATGAATTCATCTGGCCGACCATCAAAATCGGTCCATCTCCCAATGCCAATATGAGAAGAGTATATGTGCTGGCAAGAAACTCTATTTCCCATGCATTAAATGGAGATCCCAGTGAAAACTGCATCATTGGTTATGCCGATTTTACTACTGAAGGTATGATGATGGGCAACAACCTGACCTGGACTTATATTACCATCCCGGAATTGGACGCATGGAATACCGATGAGCTCAACTTCCGTCGTCCAAACTATACTCTTGCAGTAGATAATTTGGGAAATATCTATTATTATGGACATCACATTGCTCGTGCAACAGATGGCTCTATAATCATGGAACCGGATATGGATGTCTTCATTTGCCCGAATTATGGACAAGGAACTTGGACCAGAGTGAGTGCTATGGGTAGAATGAATGCGTGGAATCCTCCCGTTCCGCCAAATAATGAAGGTTATTTTATCAATTCCGAAACGAATCTTCCTTATGCTGATGGCGAATTGTTCTTCAGCTTCAATTCCAGCCACCAGAATGCAGTGATCGACAATCTGGGACGCATTCACTCTCCTGGCCTTTTTGCGTTAAGCACCATAGAACTTACTTACTACCCCTACATGCAGAACCTAAAGAATATCGTGTATGATACCAACACTCAGGAATTCCTTATTCAGGATATATTCCCCAAACTTCCAGTTGGTGATACTTTCAATGAACACTATATACCTTGGGATATTGAAGCTCCTTTCGGTGAAGTAGATGAGATTGTGTACCAGGAATCCGATGATACGTATCACCCGACTATTGAAGTCAACATGCCATTACCGCATATGGATGCAGACTTACACTCCGATGCTGCCGGTAATATGGATT
This sequence is a window from Candidatus Cloacimonadota bacterium. Protein-coding genes within it:
- a CDS encoding PorV/PorQ family protein is translated as MKKNNILILALAVMLLPVCIQAKPFGKVGTVGMQFLKLGVDARAIGMGEAYTAVSDDISSVFWNPAGLAPAFQNQVFVSHTNWVADIMHEFAAATYTNGVSTFAVYGSVLHMDKLEVTEEETFGPTGEYFTNSSIAMGLTYGQQFTDKFSAGVGVKYLRENLYEYDVNSYALDMGSMYNTGWKNIKIGMALKNFGPDIRYTVDDDGDGSTDEDPFDLIDNDGDGDIDEDGPELESKIPMHFSLGVSGDLMRNDTGYWIASVQLDNVIDRLETWNLGTEYKLGNLFLRAGYQINYDAAGFSAGAGWQVPTSIGIFNIDYAYTDMGPLAESMIKSAHRVSLKMRY
- a CDS encoding T9SS type A sorting domain-containing protein, giving the protein MKKVLLLTLCFSFIIGAVFANPAKPDNTKKPVYTPIVQKITAPSRDEVPTYTMATPPIEIIDNYYDYQIGAYNHLPIQVIPDEAGGGYFLTYHGKVTLESTRRVFWAHIAADGTVQTNEISNTTNHEGYPTLGVDPISGIPMYAWHANHDTDTELEVQFVWDSFIGNAPGSWNTIIPVMNNPLEVGVTDDNEFIWPTIKIGPSPNANMRRVYVLARNSISHALNGDPSENCIIGYADFTTEGMMMGNNLTWTYITIPELDAWNTDELNFRRPNYTLAVDNLGNIYYYGHHIARATDGSIIMEPDMDVFICPNYGQGTWTRVSAMGRMNAWNPPVPPNNEGYFINSETNLPYADGELFFSFNSSHQNAVIDNLGRIHSPGLFALSTIELTYYPYMQNLKNIVYDTNTQEFLIQDIFPKLPVGDTFNEHYIPWDIEAPFGEVDEIVYQESDDTYHPTIEVNMPLPHMDADLHSDAAGNMDFHYNNQKLTEVNEQGMMVMVWQDSQRARNGFNWPEDYPEDVPYTTGPEIMIVTSKDNGTTWSDPMRLNAVDTPELAGMIPMWVYPADKVKYMGQTETGDPIGRVGFMFLDDNTWGAYPIEPDIFPANDGGTVMFMELDIVFPGSDSNDPVVPVVSNILNQNYPNPFNPETTISFDMPKNGNARLDVFNVKGQLVNTLYNGTATRGKNTVVWNGTDSRGNNVTSGLYFYRLSTDNHSETRKMMLMK